One region of Triticum aestivum cultivar Chinese Spring chromosome 6B, IWGSC CS RefSeq v2.1, whole genome shotgun sequence genomic DNA includes:
- the LOC123136574 gene encoding protein CYPRO4 has translation MGGSHSREDLDLSDSDDDDTSSRASDASSDFSTPPPASASKAARAATPASVVDDIDHHLRNLQLKYSEPISPNPSPTPNPGASVSASAVNAVKLYLHIGGSTAAARWVNSDRLAAVSFVRSGEGASDPDEDDEPTGPWFLVVGSKIRAKVGPELQLKTFPVQRRVDFVADGVWALKFLHADGYGDFNAKYQSCLFENSYGVEATDEGRAKVFGKEFAAWARPECGDESIWEDASDAFSPGPKGSPMPARSPMLRPLMEDFREFEEPVEEGDGSIQSLALGALDNSFLVGDSGIHVVKNFEHGIHGKGVSVKISGGGTNFTTPKKALLMRAETNMLLMSPATDGKPHAKGVHQLDIETGKVVSQWKFGKDGADINMKDITNDSKGAQMDASESTFLGLDDNRLCRWDMRDRHGIVQNLASSMESPVLEWTQGHQFSRGTNFQCFASTGDGSIVVGSLDGKIRLYSKSSMRMAKTAFPGLGSPITHVDVTYDGKWILGTTDTYLILICTIFIDKDGKEKTGFGGRMGNRIAAPRLLKLSPLHSHLAGDNSKFREGRFSWVTDNGKQERHLVTTVGRYSVVWNFLQVKNSHHECYQNQEGLKSCYCYKVIPKDESIVASRFMHEKYDLSDCPEAPLVVATPMKVTSFSVASQR, from the exons ATGGGGGGCTCGCACAGCCGGGAGGACCTCGACCTCTCCGACTCTGACGACGACGACACCTCCTCCCGCGCCTCCGACGCCTCCTCCGACTTCTCCACCCCTCCCCCCGCCTCCGCCTCCAAAGCCGCCAGAGCGGCGACCCCGGCCTCCGTCGTCGACGACATCGACCACCACCTCCGCAACCTCCAACTCAAGTACTCCGAGCCCATCTCCCCGAACCCTAGCCCCACCCCCAACCCCGGCGCCTCCGTCTCCGCCTCGGCCGTCAATGCGGTCAAGCTGTACCTCCACATAGGCGGCTCCACGGCCGCCGCCCGCTGGGTGAACTCCGACCGCCTCGCTGCCGTGTCTTTCGTCCGCTCAGGCGAGGGCGCCTCCGACCCCGACGAGGACGACGAGCCCACCGGGCCGTGGTTCCTCGTCGTGGGCTCCAAGATCCGGGCCAAGGTCGGGCCCGAGCTGCAGCTCAAGACCTTCCCCGTGCAGCGGCGCGTCGACTTCGTCGCCGACGGCGTCTGGGCGCTCAAGTTCCTGCACGCCGACGGCTACGGCGACTTCAACGCCAAGTACCAGAGCTGCCTGTTCGAGAACAGCTACGGCGTCGAGGCCACCGACGAGGGCCGCGCCAAGGTGTTTGGAAAGGAGTTTGCTGCGTGGGCGCGCCCAGAGTGTGGCGATGAGTCCATCTGGGAGGACGCAAGTGATGCTTTCTCGCCAGGCCCCAAGGGCAGCCCGATGCCTGCACGGAGTCCGATGCTGAGACCTCTGATGGAGGATTTCAGGGAATTTGAGGAGCCTGTGGAGGAGGGTGATGGTAGCATACAGAGCCTTGCGCTGGGCGCTCTTGACAACAGCTTCCTTGTTGGTGATTCAGGCATTCATGTGGTCAAGAACTTTGAGCACGGCATACACGGGAAGGGTGTCTCTGTGAAGATCTCTGGAGGGGGAACAAACTTCACCACACCAAAGAAAGCACTTCTGATGCGTGCCGAAACAAACATGCTCCTGATGAGCCCAGCAACTGATGGCAAGCCGCATGCCAAGGGGGTGCATCAACTTGACATTGAGACAGGGAAGGTGGTCTCACAATGGAAATTTGGGAAAGATGGAGCTGACATTAACATGAAGGATATCACTAACGATAGCAAGGGCGCACAGATGGATGCGTCTGAATCCACATTCCTGGGACTAGATGACAACCGATTGTGCCGGTGGGATATGAGGGATAGGCATGGAATTGTGCAGAACTTGGCTAGTTCGATGGAGTCCCCAGTGTTGGAATGGACCCAGGGCCATCAGTTCTCCAGGGGAACAAACTTCCAGTGCTTTGCATCAACTGGCGATGGGTCTATTGTGGTAGGCTCATTGGACGGGAAAATCCGTTTGTACTCAAAGAGCTCTATGAGGATGGCGAAGACGGCCTTCCCAGGGCTGGGTTCACCAATTACTCATGTGGATGTGACGTACGATGGGAAGTGGATACTGGGAACCACTGATACCTATCTGATACTCATATGCACCATTTTCATTGACAAGGATGGGAAGGAGAAGACAGGGTTTGGTGGAAGAATGGGGAACCGAATTGCTGCACCAAGACTGCTCAAGCTCAGCCCACTGCACTCTCATCTTGCAGGGGACAATAGCAAGTTCCGTGAGGGCAGGTTTTCATGG GTCACGGATAACGGCAAGCAGGAGAGGCATCTCGTGACGACCGTGGGGAGGTACAGCGTGGTGTGGAACTTCCTCCAGGTGAAGAACAGCCACCACGAGTGCTACCAGAACCAGGAGGGGCTGAAGAGCTGCTACTGCTACAAGGTGATCCCCAAGGACGAGTCCATCGTGGCCAGTCGCTTCATGCATGAGAAGTACGACTTGAGCGACTGCCCTGAGGCGCCTCTGGTCGTCGCGACGCCCATGAAGGTCACCTCCTTCAGCGTGGCTAGCCAGCGCTAG